The Ferviditalea candida genome includes the window GGCGAAGGTTTATAAGGAAGAAATCGAGCCGAATCTGAAACCGGGCGCGGCGCTGATGTTCTCCCATGGCTTTAACATTCATTTTGGACAAATCGTGCCGAATCCGGACATCGACGTGCTGATGGTAGCGCCGAAATCTCCGGGACATTTGGTGCGCAGAACATATGTGGAAGGTTTTGGAACACCGGGCCTGATCGCCATCCATCAAGACGCAACCGGCAAAGCCCATGAAATCGGTTTGGCCTACGCCAAAGGCATCGGTTGCACGCGCGCCGGCGTGATCGAGACAAGCTTCAGGGAAGAAACCGAAACCGATTTGTTCGGTGAGCAGGCTGTTCTGTGCGGTGGCGTGACTGCCTTGATCAAAGCGGGCTTTGAAACGCTGACCGAAGCCGGATACGCTCCGGAAATGGCCTATTTTGAATGCCTGCACGAAATGAAGCTGATCGTCGATCTGATCTATGAAGGCGGCATGGCCAACATGCGGAATTCCATCAGCAATACGGCGGAGTACGGCGATTATGTAACCGGACCGCGGATCATCACGGACGAAACCAAGAAAGAAATGAAACGGGTGCTCGACGATATCCAATCGGGCCGGTTCGCGCGTGATTTCATCCTGGAAAACCAATCCAACCGCGCATTCTTCACGGCGACCCGCCGCAGGGAAGCGGAGCATCCGATCGAGCAGGTCGGAGCAAGCCTGCGCGATATGATGCAGTGGCTGAAAAAGTAATTCGTCATGCGGCGGGTCATCATAAGATAAAATAGATAGAGAAGGCATTGAATATAAAGGGAGGTGAGATGGGATGCGGAAAATTTATATTTTTGATACGACATTGAGGGACGGCGAGCAGTCTCCGGGCGTGAATCTGAATACGCAGGAAAAGGTGGAGATTGCTCTACAGCTTGAAAAGCTGGGGGTGGATCGGATCGAGGCCGGTTTTCCGGCGGCGTCTCCGGGCGATTTGTCCGCGGTCAATGCCGTTGCCAAGGCGGTGAAAAACTGCAGCGTCATTGGACTTTCCCGTTCCCGGGAGCAGGATATCGATGCGGCCAGAGAAGCGTTGAAGGGCGCTCAGGATCCCTGCCTGCACGTGTTTCTTGCAACCTCCCCGATTCACCGCGCGCATAAGCTGCGCATGAATAAAGAGCAGGTGCTGCAAGCTGCGGAAGCTGCGATCAAATACGCCAAAAAATACTTTTCCAAAATCGAATTCTCTCCCGAGGATGCCGGCCGGACCGAATTGGATTTCCTCCGCGAGGTCGTGGAAATGGCCGTTCGCGCCGGGGCAACGGTAGTCAACATTCCGGATACCGTCGGTTATATGACGCCTGCGGAGTTCGGCAATATTTTCAAAATGTTGAGAGAAACGGTCCCGGGCATCGAAAAGATCCAATTGAGCGCCCACTGTCATGATGATCTGGGCATGGCGACGGCAAACGCGCTGGCCGCAATCATGAACGGCGCGGATCAAATTGAGGGAACGATCAACGGAATTGGCGAACGGGCAGGCAATACCTCCATCGAGGAAGTGGCCATGGCGCTGGAAACCCGCAGCGATTATTACCAGGCGAAAACCGGATTGGTGCTGAACGAGATTTACCGCACCAGCCGTCTCGTCAGCAAGCTGACAGGTATGGTCGTGCCCGGGAACAAGGCCATCGTCGGAGCCAACGCGTTTGCGCATGAGTCGGGCATTCATCAGGACGGCATGCTGAAGGAGAAAACGACTTATGAAATCATGCGTCCGGAAACGATCGGTCTGAAGGAAAGCAAGCTGGTTCTCGGCAAGCATTCCGGGCGGCACGCGTTTAGGGAAAAACTGATCGATCTCGGCTATTCGCTCAACGAGGATCAGCTGAACACGGCTTTTTCCAAATTCAAGGTTCTGGCTGACAAAAAGAAAGAAGTATCCGATGAAGATATTCGCGCGTTGATCGAGGAAAGACTTGTCGAGATTCCGGAAGTGTTCCGCCTGGAAACCATGCACGTATCCTACGGCAACCAGTCGGTCCCGAGCGCAACGGTGAGCATTCTGCAGGACGGAAGCGTTCTGGAGGAAACTGCAGAAGGGAACGGTTCGGTCGATGCGATCTACAAAGCGATCGACAAAGCCACACGCGAAGAAGTGGAGTTGGCGGATTACTCGATCAAGTCGGTCACGCATGGCAAGGACGCGCTCGGGGAAGTTCATGTCGTGCTGCGCCAGAACGGCTATTCCGTAACCGGCCGCGGGGTCAGCACGGATATATTGGAAGCAAGCGCCAGAGCGTATATTGATGCTGTCAACCGGCTGCTGGAAAAACGCAAAACAACCGGCGGAATTGCCCGGGACAGGGTCTCGTTGATTTAGGGCCCGCGATGAACAATCACATTAACAATGCCAAAACAGCGGAAACGTATTCCGCTGTTTTTTGGTTCGCCTTGCAGTCTGGCGGCGATGCTGGGTGACCCGCCCGAAAAACGGGGAAACCTATGCGTAAGCGCATATCTTGCAGGAAAACACGAAAAGGGATACGACCTGCAAGGCTCATCGACGTGATTAGGGTCAGGATGGATGGAACAGAATGTGACGATGCCGCAAGGTAGGGGAGGTATAACCCAATGGGGAAAGCCGAATCGATGGGCTGCGAGATGGCGGATCGTCCCGTAGTAGCGAGAAAGTCCGAGCCAATGAAAGCTGGCGACAGTATGGAGGGGAAAACTCGGATGAGTGTGCGCCGGGTCGCACAACCTGCTTCCGCCTCAAAAGGGAGGAAAACAGAGGCAAAGGGGACGTGCTTCGTCAAAGTCTGTGAGTGACCGTAAGTGGGAACGTAAGCGCCTTAAACAAAGTGGGTAGCCGAAAAAGGGTTCGTCCCGCCGATGGCGAGAGAGCGTCAAAGGATAAAGGGCTACTGGCGACATGAGTACGACTGACGAAGGAAAGCCGTGTGCGGGAAATCCGCATGCACGGTTTGACGGGGAGTCCGGGGGAGTAATCCCCCGTCTTACCCTATTCTGTGCGCTATAGATAACAACTATAATGTCGATAGATATTATATCTTTGTCATTATTTCGCAAATGTGATAAAACTGTAATAGACATCTTGCGCCATAAAATCGAAGGAGTGAAAAACGTGGCAGAAGTTAAAAAAATCGCGGTTCTTCCGGGTGACGGAATCGGACCGGAGGTCGTTGCGGAAGCGGAGAAGGTATTGAAAAGAACGGAAGAGCTGTTCGGCTATCGTTTTGAAACGGAGCGCGCATTATTCGGAGGCATTGCCATCGACGAGAAAGGCACGCCGATGCCGGAGGAGACCCTTCAGCTGTGCAAGAACGCTGACGCTGTTTTGCTGGGAGCGGTCGGAGGCCCGAAATGGGATAACAATCCGCATGCGCTTCGTCCCGAAACCGGTCTGCTCGGCATGCGCAAAGCGTTGGGCTTGTTCGC containing:
- the ilvC gene encoding ketol-acid reductoisomerase, whose amino-acid sequence is MAVTMYYDKDADQSYLQGKTVAVIGYGSQGHAQSQNLRDSGINVVIGLRPGRSWETAKNDGFEVYSVADAVRRADLVQILMPDEIQAKVYKEEIEPNLKPGAALMFSHGFNIHFGQIVPNPDIDVLMVAPKSPGHLVRRTYVEGFGTPGLIAIHQDATGKAHEIGLAYAKGIGCTRAGVIETSFREETETDLFGEQAVLCGGVTALIKAGFETLTEAGYAPEMAYFECLHEMKLIVDLIYEGGMANMRNSISNTAEYGDYVTGPRIITDETKKEMKRVLDDIQSGRFARDFILENQSNRAFFTATRRREAEHPIEQVGASLRDMMQWLKK
- a CDS encoding 2-isopropylmalate synthase; the protein is MRKIYIFDTTLRDGEQSPGVNLNTQEKVEIALQLEKLGVDRIEAGFPAASPGDLSAVNAVAKAVKNCSVIGLSRSREQDIDAAREALKGAQDPCLHVFLATSPIHRAHKLRMNKEQVLQAAEAAIKYAKKYFSKIEFSPEDAGRTELDFLREVVEMAVRAGATVVNIPDTVGYMTPAEFGNIFKMLRETVPGIEKIQLSAHCHDDLGMATANALAAIMNGADQIEGTINGIGERAGNTSIEEVAMALETRSDYYQAKTGLVLNEIYRTSRLVSKLTGMVVPGNKAIVGANAFAHESGIHQDGMLKEKTTYEIMRPETIGLKESKLVLGKHSGRHAFREKLIDLGYSLNEDQLNTAFSKFKVLADKKKEVSDEDIRALIEERLVEIPEVFRLETMHVSYGNQSVPSATVSILQDGSVLEETAEGNGSVDAIYKAIDKATREEVELADYSIKSVTHGKDALGEVHVVLRQNGYSVTGRGVSTDILEASARAYIDAVNRLLEKRKTTGGIARDRVSLI